The nucleotide sequence GCTATAACAGACTACAAAAAAGCAATAGACTCAACAACTGACGAAAACGACATAATCAATACAAGATTATTACTGGCAAAGGCATTTGAATTTGTAAAAAAAGAGGGAAATGCGATAGATGAATATTTTAAAATATTAGACCATAAAGAAGATTTGGCAGTATTTTATAAACTTGCCGATTTGTATAACGAAACAGGCGACCCTCATTCAGCGATAAACGTCTTGGACAGGGCGATTGAAGCATACCCTGACAACACTGAAATAAAAGAATTTATGGCAAAATTGCTGATAAATACAAATCAATTAGATACTGCATTAAAATTTGTGCAATCGGACCTGAATAAGGTAAAGATATATTTAATGCTTGACGATAACGAAAAAGCCTATGAAATTCTCAAAAACTCAGACCACTCAGATGCACAATATAACTTGTTAATGGCGGAATATTATTTTAACAAAAAAGATTTTGCAGCCTGCAAAGGAGAAATTGAAGCCTTTAAAACGAAAGAGCCTAATAGCCCTCTTGTATATCAAATGAGTGCATTAATTGATGAAGAGCAAGACAATATGGCACACGCTCATTATAATTGGGGACGCTATTATCTAATGAAAGAAGATAGAGCGATGGCACAAAATGAATTTTTAATCGCCCACAATATCGACCCTAAAAATCTTGATGTAATCAATGCAATCGTAAAAATATATGAGGCGAACGGTGAAACTCATGCTTTGCTTGAATTTTATGAAAAAATTCTTGAAATCGACCCCAAGAATGAAGCTGCACTTGAGAATCTTGCCAAATTTTATAAAGACATGTGCGAATTTTCAAACGCAATAAACTACTATGAAAAACTTTATGAACAAAACAACAAAAACTATAAAATATTAAAAGACTTGGCATATTGCTACGAAAAATCAAAAAACAACTATTTAGCAAAAGAATATTATAATAAATACTTGGCAAAAGCACCATTAACACCTGAAAACGAAGCACTAAAGGCTAAAATAAACAAAATGTCAGAAGAAACAATGCAAGAAGATGACGGATTTCTAAACAAATTATTTAGCTTTTTTTCAAAATAGCTTTAAGTTTTTTCTTTATAAGAGATAATATTGTCAGGTATAGAAGAAAAAAGGAAACGAAATGTCTGATAGAGTATTATTGTGCATAATGGACGGATGGGGAATCAATAAAAACAGCTGTCCAAAAGATGCAACCCAAAAAGCAAAAACCCCAAATTTTGACAGATTAAAAAAAGAAGAAAAATATACAGAAATATATGCTGACGGAGAACACGTGGGATTGCCTGACGGACAAATGGGGAATTCAGAAGTAGGACACTTAAATTTAGGTGCCGGAAGAATTGTTTACCAAGAGCTTACAAGAATAAACAAATCAATAAGAGAAGGTGATTTTTTCAAGAATACCGTTCTTTTGGATGCTATAAAGCATGCTAAAGAAAACAATTCCGGATTGCATTATATGGGTTTAGTTTCAACAGGAGGCGTTCACAGCTCACTTGACCACTTGATGGCTTTGATAGAACTTGCACATAAAGAAGGTTTAAAGAAAGTCTATATTCACGCATTTTTAGATGGACGTGACACACCTCCACAAAGTGCCGTTGAATACATTGAACAAGTTGAAAACAAATTGTCTGAATATGGCTTGCCAAAAGTTGCGACCGTATCAGGCAGATATTGGGCAATGGATAGAGATAACCGTTGGGACAGAGTCGAAAAAGCATATAATTGTTTACTCTTTGGAGAAGGACAAAAGGCAGGAACTGCAGTTGAGGGTATAGAAGCATCTTATGCTATAGGCGAAAATGATGAGTTTGTAAAACCGACAGTAATAACAGGGGAAGACAGCAGAATAGAAGATAATGACGCTGTTGTATTTTTCAACTTCCGACCGGATAGAGCAAGAGAAATTTCAAAAGCAATAACCTTCTTAGAATTTGACGGATTTGAAAGAAAAGCAGTAAGAAAGAACTTGTTCTATTGTTCATTCACTCAATACGACGCAACTTTCACATTCCCTGTTGCATTTGAGCCACAAAAACTAACAAATATTTTGGGCGAGGTTCTTGATAAAAATGGTGTTCATCAATTCAGAACGGCAGAAACCGAAAAATATGCACACGTTACATTTTTCTTTAACGGAGGAGTTGAAACTCCAAACAAACTCGAAACGAGAAAGCTTGTAGCGTCACCGAAAGTTCCAACGTACGACATGCAACCCGAGATGAGTGCTCCTGAAGTATG is from Candidatus Gastranaerophilales bacterium and encodes:
- a CDS encoding tetratricopeptide repeat protein, coding for MKQQVLVNQAQALMDNDNFEQAYEMLKKGYEAENNNADLVEKLALAAKTLGKEEESIEYWEKLVELSPENFMAYNELQDLYFNTDKHKYYLTRAKIKVFQGNMGQAITDYKKAIDSTTDENDIINTRLLLAKAFEFVKKEGNAIDEYFKILDHKEDLAVFYKLADLYNETGDPHSAINVLDRAIEAYPDNTEIKEFMAKLLINTNQLDTALKFVQSDLNKVKIYLMLDDNEKAYEILKNSDHSDAQYNLLMAEYYFNKKDFAACKGEIEAFKTKEPNSPLVYQMSALIDEEQDNMAHAHYNWGRYYLMKEDRAMAQNEFLIAHNIDPKNLDVINAIVKIYEANGETHALLEFYEKILEIDPKNEAALENLAKFYKDMCEFSNAINYYEKLYEQNNKNYKILKDLAYCYEKSKNNYLAKEYYNKYLAKAPLTPENEALKAKINKMSEETMQEDDGFLNKLFSFFSK
- the gpmI gene encoding 2,3-bisphosphoglycerate-independent phosphoglycerate mutase; protein product: MSDRVLLCIMDGWGINKNSCPKDATQKAKTPNFDRLKKEEKYTEIYADGEHVGLPDGQMGNSEVGHLNLGAGRIVYQELTRINKSIREGDFFKNTVLLDAIKHAKENNSGLHYMGLVSTGGVHSSLDHLMALIELAHKEGLKKVYIHAFLDGRDTPPQSAVEYIEQVENKLSEYGLPKVATVSGRYWAMDRDNRWDRVEKAYNCLLFGEGQKAGTAVEGIEASYAIGENDEFVKPTVITGEDSRIEDNDAVVFFNFRPDRAREISKAITFLEFDGFERKAVRKNLFYCSFTQYDATFTFPVAFEPQKLTNILGEVLDKNGVHQFRTAETEKYAHVTFFFNGGVETPNKLETRKLVASPKVPTYDMQPEMSAPEVCENVLKALDDEQYKFILVNFANPDMVGHTGVMEAAVKAVETVDSCVGKIATKAKEKGVTMLLTADHGNAECMEDPVEHTPYTAHTTNPVPFLIINGKGVKLKDSGALCDVAPTILEILKISQPEEMTGKSLLK